One part of the Mariniflexile litorale genome encodes these proteins:
- the dnaK gene encoding molecular chaperone DnaK produces the protein MSKIIGIDLGTTNSCVSVMEGNEPVVIPNAEGKRTTPSVIAFVEGGEIKVGDPAKRQAVTNPTKTVYSIKRFMGNKYSESKKEAERVPYKVVKGDNDTPRVDIDGRLYTPQELSAMILQKMKKTAEDYLGTTVTEAVITVPAYFNDSQRQATKEAGEIAGLKVRRIINEPTAAALAYGLDKKGKDQKIVVFDFGGGTHDVSILELGDGVFEVLSTDGDTHLGGDDVDQKIIDWLADEFNAEEGLDLRKDPMSLQRIKEAAEKAKIELSSSAQTEINLPYVTATASGPKHLVRTLTRSKFEQLIDDLVKRTIAPCQTALKAAGLTIKDIDEVILVGGSTRIPAVQSAVEKFFGKAPSKGVNPDEVVSLGAGIQGGVLSGDVKDVLLLDVTPLSLGIETMGNVMTKLIEANTTIPTKKSQVFSTAADNQPSVEIHVLQGERAMAPDNKTIGRFHLDGIPPARRGTPQIEVTFDIDANGIIHVTAGDKATGKTQDIRIEASSGLTEEEIKKMRADAEANAESDAKAKETAEKLNAADAMIFQTESQLTEFGDKLSDDKKKPIEEALAELKTAFETKDLAVIDPALEKINEAWKVASEEMYKAQAEQGGAQPGPDAADQNGQAESSDVEDVDFEEVK, from the coding sequence ATGAGTAAAATTATTGGAATCGATTTAGGAACAACCAACTCTTGCGTTTCTGTTATGGAGGGTAACGAACCTGTTGTTATCCCAAACGCAGAAGGTAAAAGAACAACGCCATCGGTTATTGCTTTTGTTGAAGGCGGCGAAATTAAAGTTGGTGACCCAGCAAAAAGACAAGCAGTAACGAACCCTACAAAAACCGTTTATTCAATTAAACGTTTTATGGGTAATAAATATTCTGAATCTAAAAAAGAAGCAGAACGCGTACCTTATAAGGTAGTAAAAGGCGATAATGATACCCCACGTGTGGATATTGATGGGCGTTTATACACTCCTCAAGAATTATCGGCTATGATTCTTCAAAAAATGAAGAAAACAGCTGAAGATTATTTAGGTACTACTGTTACAGAAGCGGTTATTACTGTACCTGCTTACTTTAATGATTCACAACGTCAAGCAACTAAAGAAGCTGGAGAAATTGCTGGTTTAAAAGTACGTCGTATAATCAACGAACCAACTGCAGCTGCATTGGCGTATGGTTTAGATAAAAAAGGAAAAGATCAAAAAATTGTGGTATTTGACTTCGGTGGAGGAACCCATGATGTATCGATCCTTGAACTAGGAGATGGTGTATTTGAAGTATTATCTACAGATGGAGATACACACTTAGGTGGAGATGATGTTGATCAAAAAATAATTGATTGGTTAGCAGATGAATTTAACGCTGAAGAAGGTTTGGATTTAAGAAAAGATCCAATGTCTTTACAACGTATTAAAGAAGCTGCTGAAAAAGCAAAAATTGAATTATCATCTTCTGCACAAACAGAAATCAATTTACCTTATGTTACAGCAACAGCTAGTGGACCAAAACACTTAGTGCGTACATTAACACGTTCTAAATTTGAACAGTTAATTGACGATTTAGTAAAACGTACCATCGCACCTTGTCAAACTGCTTTAAAAGCAGCGGGTTTAACAATTAAAGATATTGACGAAGTTATATTAGTAGGTGGTTCTACGCGTATTCCTGCAGTTCAATCGGCTGTAGAGAAATTCTTTGGAAAAGCGCCAAGTAAAGGTGTGAATCCTGATGAAGTAGTATCATTAGGAGCTGGAATTCAAGGAGGTGTATTATCTGGTGATGTTAAAGATGTATTGTTATTAGACGTAACGCCATTATCATTAGGTATTGAAACGATGGGTAATGTAATGACGAAGCTTATTGAGGCAAATACAACGATTCCTACTAAGAAATCGCAAGTATTCTCAACAGCTGCCGATAATCAACCATCTGTAGAAATTCACGTGTTACAAGGAGAAAGAGCCATGGCACCTGATAACAAAACAATTGGTCGTTTTCACTTAGACGGTATTCCACCAGCAAGAAGAGGAACACCTCAAATTGAAGTAACTTTTGATATTGATGCCAACGGAATTATTCACGTCACTGCAGGTGATAAAGCTACAGGGAAAACACAAGATATTCGTATTGAAGCATCTTCTGGTTTAACTGAAGAAGAAATCAAGAAAATGAGAGCTGATGCAGAAGCAAATGCAGAGTCTGATGCAAAAGCAAAAGAAACGGCTGAAAAATTAAATGCTGCTGATGCAATGATTTTCCAAACTGAAAGTCAGTTAACTGAATTTGGTGATAAATTATCTGATGATAAAAAGAAACCAATTGAAGAAGCGCTTGCAGAGTTAAAAACAGCTTTTGAAACTAAAGATTTAGCGGTTATAGATCCAGCTTTAGAGAAAATAAACGAAGCTTGGAAAGTTGCTAGTGAAGAAATGTACAAAGCTCAAGCTGAACAAGGTGGAGCTCAACCAGGACCAGATGCTGCTGATCAAAACGGACAAGCAGAATCTAGTGATGTTGAAGATGTAGATTTTGAAGAAGTAAAATAG
- a CDS encoding L-serine ammonia-lyase, with translation MECISVFDMLKIGVGPSSSHTLGPWRAAERWIKELKEANKFIDVEKISVDLYGSLSLTGKGHATDYAVMLGLSGANPETIPTESITSVISEIKNTKTIRFNNEKEVPFNPETDIVFNRKFLPFHSNGMQFSATIKGKKLKATYYSIGGGFVVQEERKISKANKIIFYCTFPYPVETGVDLLKYCTQLNKSVSEVVLENEKSIRSVETIDFQLQSIWNTMLECIYIGCHTEGNLPGGLNVRRRAFDTYQTLKSDLPYNSPQEWLKTIRKTEVKFRQILKWVSCFALSVNEVNASLGRVVTAPTNGSAGVIPAVLMYYMVIENHEANFKHIKQFLLVAGEIGSIFKKGATISAAMGGCQAEIGVSSAMAAAALCELMGGTPEQVLVAAEIAMEHHLGLTCDPIGGLVQIPCIERNAMGAIKAINAAEMALDTDPKNVKVPLDKVVATMWETAKDMNTKYKETSEGGLAVGVHLSDC, from the coding sequence ATGGAATGTATTTCTGTTTTCGATATGTTAAAAATAGGTGTGGGTCCTTCTAGTTCTCACACTTTAGGTCCTTGGCGAGCTGCCGAACGTTGGATAAAAGAACTAAAAGAAGCCAATAAATTTATTGACGTCGAAAAAATTTCAGTAGACCTCTACGGCTCATTATCTTTAACAGGTAAAGGGCATGCCACAGATTATGCCGTCATGTTGGGTTTAAGCGGTGCTAATCCTGAAACCATACCTACTGAAAGCATCACATCCGTTATTTCCGAAATTAAAAACACCAAAACCATTCGTTTTAATAATGAAAAAGAAGTACCATTTAATCCAGAAACCGATATTGTTTTCAATAGAAAATTTTTACCATTTCATTCTAATGGCATGCAATTTTCCGCTACCATTAAAGGGAAAAAATTAAAAGCAACCTACTACTCTATTGGTGGTGGGTTCGTCGTTCAAGAAGAACGAAAAATTTCAAAAGCCAATAAAATAATTTTCTATTGTACATTTCCATATCCCGTGGAAACAGGTGTGGACCTTTTAAAATACTGTACGCAACTTAATAAATCAGTTTCTGAAGTGGTTTTAGAAAACGAAAAATCAATAAGATCCGTAGAAACTATCGATTTTCAACTGCAAAGTATTTGGAATACCATGCTAGAGTGTATTTATATTGGTTGCCATACCGAAGGAAATTTACCGGGTGGTTTAAATGTGAGACGCCGTGCGTTTGACACTTACCAAACCTTAAAAAGCGATTTACCATACAACTCGCCGCAAGAATGGCTTAAAACCATTCGGAAAACAGAAGTCAAATTTAGACAAATATTAAAATGGGTAAGCTGTTTTGCATTATCTGTTAACGAGGTCAATGCGTCTTTAGGTCGTGTAGTTACCGCACCCACTAATGGGAGTGCTGGCGTTATTCCCGCTGTATTAATGTATTATATGGTTATCGAAAACCATGAAGCCAATTTTAAGCATATCAAACAATTTTTATTAGTTGCTGGAGAAATTGGAAGCATCTTCAAAAAAGGCGCCACCATAAGTGCTGCAATGGGTGGTTGTCAGGCAGAAATAGGTGTGTCTTCAGCCATGGCTGCAGCAGCACTTTGTGAACTTATGGGTGGCACACCCGAACAAGTTTTAGTAGCTGCCGAAATTGCTATGGAGCACCATTTAGGTTTAACCTGCGACCCCATTGGTGGCTTGGTTCAAATACCCTGTATAGAACGTAATGCCATGGGAGCTATTAAAGCAATTAATGCCGCTGAAATGGCTTTAGACACCGACCCAAAAAACGTAAAAGTACCCTTAGATAAAGTTGTTGCCACCATGTGGGAAACAGCCAAAGACATGAATACGAAATACAAAGAAACCTCTGAAGGTGGTTTAGCGGTTGGCGTTCATTTATCAGATTGTTAA